The proteins below are encoded in one region of Hordeum vulgare subsp. vulgare chromosome 3H, MorexV3_pseudomolecules_assembly, whole genome shotgun sequence:
- the LOC123444348 gene encoding uncharacterized protein LOC123444348 codes for MTEGRGRARIGEALRNPINHVHLIIYVRFRKKSMNSFLQLLASVPARDRAAACHRLHRLASPEQGHRACTSPPPGASRASARASRRLPPPLERCPSTVPHAPPWCAAAGRSWRHRSPQPSPSRSCHRSTRVGPASSRQTRSGSIPPPAMELGNQAWSPWLCFLHNSIPPSVFCLKEEDEVSVTK; via the exons ATGACAGAGGGCCGTGGCCGCGCACGCATCG GTGAGGCCTTGCGGAATCCAATCAACCACGTCCACCTCATCATCTACGTAAGATTTCGTAAAAAATCTAT GAACAGTTTCCTGCAGCTCCTCGCGAGCGTCCCTGCCCGAGACCGCGCCGCCGCTTGCCATCGCCTGCACCGGCTGGCCTCGCCGGAGCAGGGCCACCGCGCCTGCACCTCCCCGCCGCCTGGAGCCTCCCGAGCCTCTGCTCGAGCGAGCCGtcggctccctcctcctctcgAGCGCTGCCCGAGCACGGTCCCGCATGCCCCGCCGTggtgcgccgccgccggccgatCCTGGCGCCACCGGAGCCCCCAGCCATCGCCGTCGCGTTCCTGCCACCGGTCGACCCGCGTCGGCCCTGCCTCCTCGCGCCAGACCAGATCTGGATCGATCCCTCCGCCAGCCATGGAGCTTGGGAATCAAGCATGGTCGCCATGGTTGTGCTTCCTCCACAACTCCATACCTCCCTCTGTTTTTTGTctgaaggaagaagatgaagttTCTGTAACAAAgtga
- the LOC123444347 gene encoding UDP-glycosyltransferase 88F3-like — MQSTIVLFTWLVRGHLHPMTQFAHHLARHGVPVTVAVADVPSTGKSSETIAGLAASYPSVSFHLIPPAATRSAETADPDADPFIALIADLRAANPALLAFLRSLPSVKALVTDLFCAYGLDAAAELGVPAYLFFTSAASVLAAYLHIPVMRSAVSFRDMGRSLLHFPGVHPVPASDLPEVLLDRGDSQYKAILSLMEQLPRSRGILPNTFEWLEPRAVKAIKNGAPRPGDGESVPKLFCVGPLVGEERGSNVQHECLRWLDKQPARSVVFLCFGSASSLPAEQLHEIAVGLEKSGHPFLWAVRAPVAPDADSTKRFEGRAEAAVEALLPEGFLDRTRGRGMVVSSWAPQVEVLRHPATGAFVTHCGWNSTLEAVVAGVPMVCWPMYAEQRMNKVLVVEEMKLGVAMSGYDEGLVKADEVEGKVRLVMESEQGKEIRERMMLAQEIAANALEVGGSSAAAFVDFLDDLKISMLD, encoded by the coding sequence ATGCAGAGCACCATCGTGCTTTTCACATGGCTGGTCAGGGGCCACCTTCACCCAATGACACAGTTCGCCCACCACCTCGCTAGACATGGCGTTCCTgtcaccgtcgccgtcgccgacGTCCCGTCTACAGGCAAGTCCTCTGAGACCATCGCCGGCCTCGCCGCATCCTATCCTTCTGTCTCGTTCCACCTAATCCCGCCGGCAGCGACCCGTTCCGCCGAGACGGCAGACCCCGACGCCGATCCTTTCATCGCCCTTATCGCCGACCTCCGCGCCGCCAACCCCGCCCTCCTCGCCTTCCTGAGGTCCCTCCCGTCCGTCAAGGCTCTAGTCACCGACTTGTTCTGTGCCTACGGGTTGGACGCCGCCGCAGAGCTCGGCGTCCCGGCCTACCTTTTCTTCACCTCGGCTGCGTCGGTCCTTGCTGCCTACCTGCACATCCCCGTCATGCGCTCCGCTGTCTCCTTCCGGGACATGGGGCGCTCCCTGCTGCACTTCCCCGGAGTCCACCCAGTTCCGGCGTCCGACTTGCCGGAAGTGCTGCTGGATCGCGGGGACAGCCAGTACAAGGCAATCCTTAGCCTCATGGAGCAGCTGCCAAGATCTAGGGGCATTCTGCCGAACACGTTCGAGTGGCTGGAGCCCCGCGCCGTTAAGGCGATAAAAAACGGGGCTCCCCGTCCCGGCGACGGTGAGTCAGTGCCCAAGCTGTTCTGCGTCGGTCCGTTGGTCGGCGAGGAGAGGGGAAGCAACGTGCAGCACGAATGCCTGAGATGGCTAGACAAGCAGCCGGCGCGGAGCGTGGTGTTCCTCTGCTTCGGGAGCGCGAGCTCGTTGCCCGCAGAGCAGCTGCATGAGATCGCCGTGGGGCTGGAGAAGAGCGGGCATCCGTTCTTATGGGCCGTGCGAGCACCCGTTGCGCCGGACGCCGACTCGACGAAGCGGTTCGAGGGGCGGGccgaggcggcggtggaggcgcTGCTGCCGGAGGGGTTCTTGGACAGGACGAGGGGACGCGGGATGGTGGTTTCCTCCTGGGCGCCGCAAGTGGAGGTGCTCCGGCACCCGGCGACCGGCGCGTTCGTGACGCACTGCGGATGGAACTCGACGCTGGAGGCTGTCGTAGCCGGGGTGCCGATGGTGTGCTGGCCCATGTACGCAGAGCAGaggatgaacaaggtgttggTCGTGGAGGAGATGAAACTCGGGGTGGCCATGAGCGGCTACGACGAGGGGTTGGTTAAAGCGGATGAGGTGGAGGGGAAGGTGAGGCTGGTCATGGAGTCCGAGCAAGGGAAGGAGATCAGGGAGCGGATGATGCTGGCGCAAGAGATTGCTGCGAATGCGCTGGAGGTCGGTGGATCGTCAGCGGCAGCATTTGTTGACTTCCTGGACGATCTCAAGATTTCGATGCTCGATTGA